A stretch of Myxococcus hansupus DNA encodes these proteins:
- a CDS encoding ArnT family glycosyltransferase, protein MESEVEQQQEQTFTEAILGKDFFEAKWAKRWLELSFSLRVVTATAGFAALLFLPYLGAVGLWDCWETHYGEVARMMIVRQDYVYPFWEGSWFFSKPPLTMWMQALGMNAAGAVNPDGVLGRYMEWGMRMPFAILSIAAVALLSLAVARVVSKRAGLATGFVLATMPLYFLLTRQTVTDTPFVTTFICAMACALIGQLDATTKHRAAWWYGFYFFAGLASLAKGILGVGLPAVILALYAALSVIPWDSASLDAHLRWLTQSSFRKDVREGRQPMPVLWGQMFKMHLGTGILVFFAVAGPWYLTLSLFGSVDDEGKLFWYRFFVHDHLNRLTAGVHTTTPGGTFIYFIEQGGFAIFPWVALLPGAFSVVARMKLRSEKAADHLAIIAVLWVAFSFWLLSSSATKFHHYVFPVLPGVAVLLALFIDRLWEEGISAHAVSLIFGLLLFVLVGKNIAENPKIFTDLFVYNYDRPYPQDLVTKPIAFFASRPLWTGDLVTLVLLGFGVYLSFDAFSAKGRARTTPSARAVALLLLLGGVATLGAVSAQAQVSAKALVGVAVVIVAAYLGWESLRANAASRASLQTLAGVLAVVGVLLAVRGFRQPAAEDSLLKALSEPVNIKKSLGFTFAVAGGMAVVASLMRARAMLFGTFWVLAAGMALWFNWSHWVDLSHHWTQRDLFWRYYAQRQPGEPIIAYMMNWRGETLYSQNTVEQYRASDANARMRATAMRPGRTWALVEHNRLNLLRTAVGSDKVVTPVDRDINNKFLLVTID, encoded by the coding sequence GTGGAGAGCGAAGTCGAACAGCAGCAGGAGCAGACCTTCACCGAGGCCATCCTCGGCAAGGACTTCTTCGAGGCGAAATGGGCGAAGCGGTGGCTGGAGCTGTCCTTCAGCCTGCGCGTCGTGACGGCCACCGCGGGCTTCGCGGCCCTGCTCTTCCTCCCCTACCTGGGCGCGGTGGGGCTCTGGGACTGCTGGGAGACGCACTACGGCGAAGTCGCGCGGATGATGATTGTCCGCCAGGACTACGTGTACCCCTTCTGGGAAGGCTCCTGGTTCTTCTCCAAGCCGCCGCTCACCATGTGGATGCAGGCGCTGGGGATGAACGCGGCGGGGGCGGTGAACCCCGACGGGGTGCTCGGGCGGTACATGGAATGGGGCATGCGGATGCCCTTCGCGATTCTGAGCATCGCTGCGGTGGCGCTGTTGTCCCTGGCGGTGGCGCGCGTGGTGTCCAAGCGCGCGGGCCTGGCCACGGGCTTCGTGCTGGCCACCATGCCGCTGTACTTCCTCCTCACGCGGCAGACGGTGACGGACACGCCCTTCGTCACCACGTTCATCTGCGCCATGGCGTGCGCGCTCATTGGCCAGTTGGATGCGACGACGAAGCACCGCGCGGCCTGGTGGTACGGCTTCTACTTCTTCGCGGGCCTGGCCTCGCTGGCCAAGGGCATCCTGGGCGTGGGGCTCCCCGCCGTCATCCTGGCGCTCTACGCGGCCCTGTCCGTCATCCCCTGGGACAGCGCCAGCCTGGACGCGCACCTGCGGTGGCTCACGCAGTCCAGCTTCCGCAAGGACGTGCGCGAGGGCCGTCAGCCCATGCCCGTGCTGTGGGGGCAGATGTTCAAGATGCACCTGGGCACGGGCATCCTGGTGTTCTTCGCGGTGGCGGGCCCCTGGTACCTGACGCTGTCCCTGTTCGGCTCCGTGGACGACGAGGGCAAGCTCTTCTGGTACCGCTTCTTCGTGCACGACCACCTCAACCGCCTCACGGCGGGCGTGCACACCACCACGCCGGGCGGCACGTTCATCTACTTCATCGAGCAGGGTGGCTTCGCCATCTTCCCGTGGGTGGCGCTGCTGCCCGGTGCCTTCTCGGTGGTGGCGCGGATGAAGCTGCGCTCGGAGAAGGCGGCGGACCACCTGGCCATCATCGCGGTGCTGTGGGTGGCCTTCTCGTTCTGGCTGCTGTCCTCCAGCGCCACGAAGTTCCACCACTACGTGTTCCCGGTGCTGCCGGGCGTGGCCGTCCTCCTGGCGCTGTTCATCGACCGGCTGTGGGAAGAGGGCATCTCCGCGCACGCGGTGAGCCTCATCTTCGGGCTGCTGCTCTTCGTCCTGGTGGGGAAGAACATCGCGGAGAACCCGAAGATCTTCACCGACCTGTTCGTCTACAACTACGACCGGCCCTATCCGCAGGACCTGGTGACCAAGCCCATCGCCTTCTTCGCCTCGCGTCCGCTGTGGACCGGCGACCTGGTGACGCTGGTGCTGCTGGGCTTCGGCGTCTACCTCTCCTTCGACGCCTTCTCCGCGAAGGGCCGGGCCCGCACGACGCCGAGCGCCCGCGCGGTGGCGCTGCTGCTGCTGCTGGGCGGCGTGGCCACCCTGGGCGCGGTGAGCGCGCAGGCGCAGGTGTCCGCCAAGGCCCTGGTGGGCGTGGCGGTGGTCATCGTGGCCGCCTACCTGGGCTGGGAGTCGCTCCGGGCGAACGCGGCGTCGCGCGCGTCGCTCCAGACGCTGGCCGGCGTGCTGGCGGTGGTGGGCGTGCTGCTGGCGGTGCGGGGCTTCCGTCAGCCGGCGGCGGAGGACTCGCTGCTCAAGGCGCTGTCGGAGCCGGTGAACATCAAGAAGTCGCTGGGCTTCACCTTCGCGGTGGCGGGCGGCATGGCGGTGGTGGCGTCGCTGATGCGGGCGCGGGCGATGCTGTTCGGCACCTTCTGGGTGCTCGCGGCGGGCATGGCCCTGTGGTTCAACTGGAGCCACTGGGTGGACCTGTCTCACCACTGGACGCAGCGCGACCTCTTCTGGCGGTACTACGCGCAGCGCCAGCCGGGCGAGCCCATTATCGCGTACATGATGAACTGGCGCGGCGAGACGCTCTACTCGCAGAACACGGTGGAGCAGTACCGCGCGTCGGACGCCAACGCGCGCATGCGCGCCACCGCGATGCGCCCTGGCCGGACGTGGGCCCTGGTGGAGCACAACCGGCTCAACCTGCTGCGCACCGCGGTGGGCTCGGACAAGGTCGTCACGCCGGTGGACCGCGACATCAACAACAAGTTCCTCCTGGTGACCATCGATTGA
- a CDS encoding tetratricopeptide repeat protein, whose amino-acid sequence MKKRLDEARVALTAGKLPEADEALRESAATKAFAKEYAALKAQVTEAQKKAAAAAVPTSGVEKPPAPVSEAAKAEKEGLDHLTNKRYGQAIERLEHCLGLDAKRAECHLYLGVAFARNQQTEQGLKHYRRFMELAPNHPRYAGVKKLVDDYEQK is encoded by the coding sequence ATGAAGAAGCGGCTCGACGAGGCGCGCGTGGCGCTGACGGCCGGCAAGCTGCCCGAGGCGGACGAGGCCCTGCGTGAGAGCGCGGCCACCAAGGCGTTCGCCAAGGAGTACGCGGCGCTGAAGGCGCAGGTCACCGAGGCCCAGAAGAAGGCGGCCGCGGCGGCCGTCCCCACCTCGGGTGTGGAGAAGCCGCCGGCGCCGGTCTCCGAGGCCGCGAAGGCCGAAAAGGAAGGCCTGGACCACCTCACCAACAAGCGCTACGGCCAGGCCATCGAGCGGCTCGAGCATTGCCTTGGCTTGGATGCCAAACGCGCGGAGTGTCACCTCTACCTGGGTGTCGCCTTCGCACGGAATCAGCAGACGGAGCAGGGCTTGAAGCACTACCGGCGCTTCATGGAGCTGGCGCCCAACCACCCTCGCTACGCCGGCGTGAAGAAGCTCGTCGACGATTACGAGCAGAAATAG
- the ftsZ gene encoding cell division protein FtsZ yields the protein MDQFDQNKQAAKIRVVGAGGAGCNAVNTMILSKLDRVDFIAANTDVQALAASKAPTRLQLGQTLTKGLGAGANPEMGREAALESRDQIAAVLEGADMVFVTAGMGGGTGTGAAPIIADIAKSLGCLTVGVVTKPFLFEGNKRRKQAEQGIVELKAAVDTLITIPNQRLLSLSNEPMPLLETFKRADEVLLNAVQGISDLIQYHGYINVDFADVKTIMSDKGIALMGTGNSSGDKRALIAMQQAIASPLLEDVSIDGATGLLINITGGRDMTLQEVNEALTLVHDAADSEAEIIFGSLIDENIADEVKITIIATGFVHRDAPKVRTATPVVQMPLSRPGPSVLANAREEVASLVPAKSSGSRPMPVESPKSVSARTSVVKDAPLPLDEDQFDIPTFLRRQGQTELP from the coding sequence ATGGACCAGTTCGATCAGAACAAGCAGGCCGCCAAGATTCGGGTCGTCGGGGCGGGTGGGGCCGGCTGCAACGCGGTCAATACGATGATCCTGTCCAAGTTGGACCGGGTGGACTTCATCGCCGCCAACACCGATGTCCAGGCGCTCGCCGCGAGCAAGGCGCCCACCCGGCTTCAGCTCGGCCAGACGCTGACGAAGGGCCTGGGCGCGGGCGCCAACCCGGAGATGGGCCGCGAGGCCGCCCTGGAGTCGCGCGACCAGATTGCCGCGGTGCTCGAGGGCGCCGACATGGTGTTCGTCACCGCCGGCATGGGTGGCGGCACGGGCACGGGCGCCGCGCCCATCATCGCGGACATCGCCAAGAGCCTGGGTTGCCTCACCGTGGGCGTCGTCACCAAGCCCTTCCTCTTCGAGGGCAACAAGCGCCGCAAGCAGGCCGAGCAGGGCATCGTGGAGCTCAAGGCCGCGGTGGACACGCTCATCACCATTCCGAACCAGCGCCTGCTGTCGCTCTCCAACGAGCCCATGCCGCTGCTGGAGACGTTCAAGCGCGCGGACGAGGTGCTGCTGAACGCCGTGCAGGGCATCAGCGACCTCATCCAGTACCACGGCTACATCAACGTCGACTTCGCCGACGTGAAGACCATCATGAGCGACAAGGGCATCGCGCTCATGGGCACGGGCAACTCGTCGGGTGACAAGCGCGCGTTGATCGCCATGCAGCAGGCCATCGCCAGCCCGCTGCTGGAGGACGTCTCCATCGACGGCGCCACGGGCCTGCTCATCAACATCACCGGTGGCCGCGACATGACCCTGCAGGAGGTCAACGAGGCCCTCACGCTGGTCCACGACGCCGCCGACAGCGAGGCGGAAATCATCTTCGGCTCGCTCATCGACGAGAACATCGCGGACGAGGTGAAGATCACCATCATCGCCACGGGCTTCGTTCACCGCGACGCGCCCAAGGTCCGCACGGCGACGCCGGTGGTCCAGATGCCGCTGTCCCGTCCGGGCCCGTCCGTGCTGGCCAACGCGCGCGAGGAAGTCGCCAGCCTGGTGCCCGCGAAGAGCAGTGGCTCGCGCCCCATGCCCGTGGAGAGCCCCAAGTCCGTGAGCGCGCGCACCTCGGTGGTGAAGGACGCGCCGCTGCCGCTGGACGAGGATCAGTTCGACATCCCCACGTTCCTGCGCCGCCAGGGTCAGACGGAGCTGCCGTAG
- a CDS encoding enoyl-CoA hydratase/isomerase family protein encodes MEPVVESGATLRVEDRDDGVRVLTLSNPARRNALDDGLLARLDAALEPAPHVRALLVRGAGGAFCSGYDLTHLGPPGADGRLPDDLLVECLLKLESHPAPSVALVEGAAVGAGFDLAASCDFRIGTPNAVFLMPPARLGIVYSPEGLARAARLVGVARAKQLFLAARKLSAREALDWGLLDDCVADAEARALALCATLASHAPLAVSGMKESFGRLARAPLEASDQARLRDLRAAAFGSEDAKEGRAAFLEKRPPRFSGR; translated from the coding sequence GTGGAGCCCGTCGTCGAGTCAGGGGCCACTCTGCGGGTCGAGGACCGCGACGACGGGGTCCGCGTGTTGACGCTGTCCAACCCGGCCCGGCGCAACGCGCTCGATGACGGGCTGCTGGCCCGGTTGGACGCCGCGCTGGAGCCGGCACCCCACGTGCGCGCCCTGCTGGTGCGGGGCGCGGGTGGGGCCTTCTGCTCCGGCTACGACTTGACGCACCTGGGGCCACCCGGCGCGGACGGGCGGCTGCCGGATGACCTGCTGGTGGAGTGCCTCCTGAAGCTGGAGTCCCACCCGGCGCCCAGCGTGGCCTTGGTGGAGGGCGCGGCGGTGGGCGCGGGCTTCGACCTGGCGGCCTCCTGCGACTTCCGCATCGGCACACCCAACGCCGTCTTCCTCATGCCGCCCGCGCGGCTGGGCATCGTGTACTCGCCCGAGGGACTGGCGCGGGCCGCGCGGCTGGTGGGCGTGGCCCGGGCGAAGCAGCTCTTCCTCGCGGCGCGGAAGCTGAGCGCGCGGGAAGCCCTGGACTGGGGCCTGCTGGATGACTGCGTCGCGGACGCGGAGGCACGCGCCCTGGCGCTGTGCGCGACCCTGGCGAGTCATGCACCCCTGGCGGTGTCGGGGATGAAGGAGTCCTTCGGGCGGCTGGCGCGAGCGCCGCTGGAGGCGTCCGACCAGGCCCGGCTGCGCGACCTGCGCGCGGCGGCCTTCGGCAGCGAGGACGCGAAGGAGGGGCGGGCAGCCTTCCTCGAAAAGCGCCCGCCCCGCTTCTCCGGCCGCTAG
- a CDS encoding rhomboid family intramembrane serine protease: protein MDTLLRWGAKAGPLVVDAGQGWRLVTANFLHRDLLHLGLNLLVLLAAGSGLERLCRRRDYVAVLAAAGLATMAGSLGWSGAVSVGASGMVYGCVGALLVLGRRHRTRLSSRWMSGEGALPTVLVFLWMGWTSVGVDNAGHLGGLLAGLLAGVFLELRWDASSSWRRPVGLVAAAVVLAFAVVVERSGWRTERDDGFGISVSLPQDWRSEENGQGRRAFSNGLPGRGRATFSAEAIETGEPGDGSVQARQFQHEVLVLEAPGPEGRTLKVTGPVSTRVAGRSAQRLRAELDAPGGATHLMAFFVPRGEWVYRLVFTWPAAYPAYEEVVGRMVAELRFDEPSVLREARARALLVPGAPGPLRSLGGVLRRLGLPREAVGPLTEAVRLSPAHVETRVELARALLEASRVDEGCHAAAEARLYGPSDTGALEAGVRCELSRGDVARALMRLVEARRVDPQDARLRAAELALRTVLETAPPAAKIGSENVGETPENHRR, encoded by the coding sequence ATGGACACCCTGCTGAGGTGGGGCGCGAAGGCGGGGCCCCTGGTCGTGGACGCGGGGCAGGGGTGGCGGCTCGTCACCGCCAACTTCCTCCACCGGGACCTGCTTCACCTGGGGCTCAACCTCCTGGTGTTGCTGGCGGCGGGCAGCGGCTTGGAGCGCCTCTGCCGGCGCCGGGACTATGTGGCGGTGCTGGCCGCGGCGGGGCTGGCGACCATGGCGGGCTCCCTGGGCTGGTCGGGCGCGGTGAGCGTCGGGGCCTCCGGCATGGTGTACGGCTGTGTGGGGGCCTTGCTGGTGCTGGGCCGCCGCCACCGGACCCGGCTGTCGTCGCGGTGGATGTCCGGGGAGGGGGCGCTGCCCACGGTGCTCGTCTTCCTCTGGATGGGGTGGACCTCGGTGGGCGTGGACAACGCGGGGCACCTCGGCGGGTTGCTCGCGGGGCTGCTGGCCGGCGTGTTCCTGGAGCTTCGCTGGGACGCCTCCTCGAGCTGGCGCCGGCCGGTGGGCCTGGTGGCGGCGGCGGTGGTGCTGGCGTTCGCCGTCGTGGTGGAGCGCTCGGGCTGGCGCACGGAGCGGGATGATGGCTTCGGCATCTCGGTGTCGCTGCCCCAGGACTGGCGGAGCGAGGAGAACGGGCAGGGGCGGCGGGCCTTCTCCAACGGCCTGCCCGGCCGTGGCCGCGCGACCTTCTCCGCGGAGGCCATCGAGACGGGGGAGCCCGGAGACGGTTCGGTGCAGGCGCGGCAGTTCCAGCACGAGGTGTTGGTGCTCGAGGCGCCGGGGCCCGAGGGCCGGACGCTCAAGGTGACGGGCCCCGTCTCGACGCGGGTGGCGGGACGGAGCGCGCAGCGGCTTCGCGCGGAGCTGGACGCGCCCGGTGGCGCCACGCACCTGATGGCCTTCTTCGTGCCTCGGGGCGAGTGGGTCTACCGGCTGGTGTTCACCTGGCCCGCGGCGTACCCCGCATATGAGGAGGTGGTGGGGCGCATGGTGGCGGAGCTGCGCTTCGACGAGCCCTCCGTCCTGCGCGAGGCGCGTGCCAGGGCCCTGTTGGTTCCCGGGGCGCCGGGACCCCTTCGCTCGCTGGGGGGCGTGCTGCGCCGGCTGGGTCTGCCCAGGGAGGCGGTGGGGCCGCTGACCGAGGCCGTGCGGCTGTCGCCAGCGCACGTGGAGACGCGGGTGGAGCTGGCGCGGGCGCTCCTCGAGGCCTCGCGCGTGGACGAGGGGTGTCACGCGGCGGCGGAGGCGCGGTTGTACGGACCTTCGGACACGGGGGCGCTGGAGGCGGGCGTGCGTTGCGAGCTGTCACGCGGTGACGTCGCCAGGGCCCTGATGCGTCTGGTGGAGGCGCGCAGGGTGGATCCTCAAGACGCCCGGCTGCGCGCGGCGGAGCTGGCGCTGCGGACCGTGCTGGAGACCGCCCCTCCCGCCGCGAAAATCGGGTCGGAAAATGTAGGCGAAACTCCTGAGAATCATCGCAGATAA
- a CDS encoding response regulator produces MQIRILVVDDEQDNCDYLKLVLTREGYEVVTTTDPTQTVEILRGSDFHLVILDMMMPQMSGTEVLEQIRKYDTDVAVIVATAYPTVDTAVASLKAQASDYVKKPMEPEQFITAVRNALQKKGLSQDPEADLHRAIGRTIRDARKTQELTLKQLARRTGLSVSLLSQIERAESSASISSLYKIASALQLRMGELFGDT; encoded by the coding sequence GTGCAGATTCGCATCCTGGTAGTTGATGATGAGCAGGACAACTGCGACTACCTCAAGCTGGTCCTGACCCGTGAAGGCTACGAGGTGGTGACCACGACGGATCCCACCCAGACGGTGGAAATCCTCCGGGGCTCCGACTTTCACCTCGTCATCCTCGACATGATGATGCCGCAGATGTCGGGCACGGAGGTGCTGGAGCAGATTCGCAAGTACGACACCGACGTGGCCGTCATCGTCGCCACCGCGTATCCCACGGTGGACACGGCGGTCGCCTCGCTCAAAGCCCAGGCGTCCGACTACGTCAAGAAGCCCATGGAGCCGGAGCAGTTCATCACCGCGGTCCGCAACGCCCTGCAGAAGAAGGGCTTGTCGCAGGACCCGGAGGCGGACCTCCACCGCGCCATTGGCCGCACCATTCGCGACGCGCGCAAGACGCAGGAGCTCACGCTCAAGCAGCTCGCGCGGCGCACCGGCCTGTCCGTGTCGCTGCTGTCGCAGATCGAGCGCGCGGAGTCCTCGGCCTCCATCTCGTCGCTGTACAAGATTGCCTCGGCGCTGCAACTGCGCATGGGCGAGCTCTTCGGCGATACCTGA
- a CDS encoding biotin/lipoyl-binding carrier protein: protein MADVAAHITGTVWKIEVQVGQQVNAGDTLVILESMKMEMPVETEEGGTVKEIRVKEAQSVNEGDVLVVLG from the coding sequence ATGGCGGACGTAGCGGCGCACATCACCGGCACGGTGTGGAAGATCGAGGTCCAGGTGGGCCAGCAGGTCAACGCGGGCGACACGCTCGTCATCCTCGAGTCGATGAAGATGGAGATGCCCGTCGAGACGGAGGAGGGCGGGACGGTGAAGGAAATCCGGGTGAAGGAAGCCCAGTCCGTCAACGAGGGCGACGTCCTCGTGGTGCTCGGCTAG
- a CDS encoding acetyl-CoA carboxylase biotin carboxylase subunit, with amino-acid sequence MFQKLLIANRGEIARRIGVVARSMGLKTVAVYSDADAELPFVKEADEAVRIGPAPAKDSYLNVAAILEAAKQTGAQAIHPGYGFLSENGEFAQACQDAGIVFVGPPPEAMARMKDKSQARKLVAEAGVPVVPGSDGVVPDVASAQAAAERIGFPVLIKAASGGGGIGMAVANNPAELEKAYRQCTDRAKAAFGKEGVYVERYFPAPRHIEVQILGDHHGHLIHGLERECSIQRRHQKVVEEAPSVLFADGRNPELAQKLFSAAIAAAKAFGYANAGTVEFLYSDGQVYFIEMNARLQVEHPVTELTTGLDLIGWQLRIAAGERLTVKQEDVKRRGAALEFRIYAEDPVKFFPSPGPLKVFQAPTGEGVRLDAGYGEGNTVTPNYDPMIAKLIVSGETRAQAIERSVAALQSFRIEGIKTNIPLHLRIVQDAAFHAGELDTHFLEHHAKPA; translated from the coding sequence ATGTTCCAGAAACTGCTCATCGCCAACCGGGGCGAGATTGCCCGCCGCATCGGCGTGGTGGCCCGGAGCATGGGGCTCAAAACAGTCGCCGTGTACTCGGACGCGGACGCCGAGCTGCCCTTCGTGAAGGAGGCGGACGAGGCGGTGCGCATTGGCCCCGCGCCGGCCAAGGACAGCTACCTGAACGTCGCCGCCATCCTGGAGGCCGCGAAGCAGACGGGGGCCCAGGCCATCCACCCCGGCTACGGCTTCCTGTCGGAGAACGGTGAGTTCGCCCAGGCGTGCCAGGACGCGGGGATTGTCTTCGTGGGTCCGCCGCCGGAGGCCATGGCGCGGATGAAGGACAAGAGCCAGGCCCGCAAGCTGGTGGCCGAGGCGGGCGTCCCGGTGGTGCCCGGCAGCGACGGCGTGGTGCCTGACGTGGCCAGCGCCCAGGCGGCGGCGGAGCGCATCGGCTTCCCGGTGCTCATCAAGGCGGCCAGCGGCGGCGGCGGCATTGGCATGGCGGTGGCCAACAACCCCGCGGAGCTGGAGAAGGCGTACCGCCAGTGCACGGACCGGGCGAAGGCCGCCTTCGGCAAGGAAGGCGTGTACGTGGAGCGCTACTTCCCGGCGCCGCGGCACATCGAGGTCCAGATTCTGGGTGACCACCACGGCCACCTCATCCACGGCCTGGAGCGCGAGTGCTCCATCCAGCGCCGCCACCAGAAGGTCGTCGAGGAGGCCCCCTCCGTGCTGTTCGCGGACGGGCGCAACCCGGAGCTGGCGCAGAAGCTGTTCAGCGCCGCCATCGCCGCGGCCAAGGCCTTTGGCTACGCCAACGCGGGCACGGTGGAGTTCCTGTACTCGGACGGGCAGGTGTACTTCATTGAGATGAACGCCCGTCTCCAGGTGGAGCATCCGGTGACGGAGCTCACCACGGGGCTGGACCTCATCGGCTGGCAGTTGCGCATCGCCGCGGGTGAGCGCCTCACCGTGAAGCAGGAGGACGTGAAGCGGCGCGGGGCGGCGCTGGAGTTCCGCATCTACGCCGAGGACCCGGTGAAGTTCTTCCCGTCCCCGGGGCCGCTGAAGGTGTTCCAGGCCCCCACGGGTGAGGGCGTCCGGCTGGACGCGGGCTACGGCGAGGGCAACACCGTCACGCCCAACTACGACCCGATGATCGCCAAGCTGATTGTCAGCGGTGAGACGCGGGCGCAGGCGATTGAGCGCTCCGTGGCGGCGCTGCAGTCCTTCCGCATCGAAGGCATCAAGACGAACATCCCGCTCCACCTGCGCATCGTGCAGGATGCGGCCTTCCATGCCGGCGAGCTGGACACGCACTTCCTGGAGCACCACGCCAAGCCGGCGTAG
- a CDS encoding RNA ligase (ATP) gives MERKLVSIQRIDHLEPVSGADTLLKARVMGWDVVVKKGEYAPGDACVFFEIDSLLPEGRPWAEFLRPRGFRVKTVRLRGVLSQGLALPTSILPGEVPPLGTDVRDALGVVKFEPALPDTREVAGPFPGQVPKTDEIRLQSALGVLDELRSHDFFVTTKLDGTSGTFFRTLEGELVACSRNWALKRGPNPVWRVAERYALDTALPPGFAVQGELCGPGIQKNRLGLDALDLFVFSVHDTRTGHFLGHADFIAFCAEHGLRTVPVEHVVTGEAARTFDHGLEHYLKLAQGHYTGTKHRKEGIVVRPLVERPSPTLGGRLSFKVINNDFLLKDED, from the coding sequence ATGGAGAGGAAGCTCGTTTCGATTCAGCGCATTGACCACCTGGAGCCCGTGTCCGGAGCGGACACCCTCCTGAAGGCGCGGGTCATGGGCTGGGACGTCGTCGTGAAGAAGGGTGAATACGCCCCAGGTGACGCCTGTGTCTTCTTCGAAATCGACAGCCTGCTGCCAGAGGGCCGGCCCTGGGCCGAGTTCCTCCGGCCCCGAGGCTTTCGCGTGAAGACGGTGCGGCTGCGAGGCGTGCTGTCGCAGGGGCTCGCCCTGCCGACATCCATTCTTCCCGGCGAGGTTCCGCCGCTTGGGACGGACGTGCGCGACGCGCTGGGCGTCGTGAAGTTCGAACCGGCGCTGCCCGACACACGCGAGGTCGCCGGGCCCTTCCCGGGTCAGGTGCCGAAGACGGATGAAATCCGGCTGCAGTCGGCGCTCGGCGTCCTGGACGAGCTTCGAAGCCACGACTTCTTCGTGACGACGAAGCTCGACGGAACGTCCGGGACCTTCTTCCGCACGCTCGAAGGCGAGTTGGTGGCGTGCTCGCGAAACTGGGCCCTGAAGCGAGGGCCGAACCCCGTGTGGCGCGTGGCGGAGCGGTACGCGCTGGACACTGCGCTCCCGCCGGGCTTCGCCGTGCAGGGCGAGCTGTGTGGCCCGGGCATCCAGAAGAACCGGCTGGGCTTGGACGCGTTGGATTTGTTCGTGTTCAGCGTGCACGACACGCGGACAGGCCACTTCCTCGGGCACGCGGACTTCATCGCGTTCTGCGCGGAGCACGGCCTGCGCACCGTCCCGGTGGAGCACGTCGTCACCGGTGAGGCCGCGCGGACGTTCGACCACGGCCTGGAGCACTACCTGAAGCTCGCGCAGGGCCACTACACGGGCACGAAGCACCGGAAGGAAGGCATCGTGGTGAGGCCGCTCGTCGAGCGGCCCTCGCCCACGCTCGGCGGCAGGCTGTCGTTCAAGGTCATCAACAACGACTTCCTGCTCAAGGACGAGGACTGA
- a CDS encoding FHA domain-containing protein, translating to MLKLIIEDDEGRKTVVPFVRDEITIGRQEGNTIRLTERNVSRRHARLVRLNGHVVVEDLGSYNGTRINGERIAGQSPLKEGDLVQIGDYDLALQAEAAANAAAGPITTKVPARRAEPAPEEDDSDDDAEESDHTPPSLSAADARRHSTSIIRLDQVEAERPRKVVDVSADDAPRLLVLSPDELKGQEFACIRTELRIGRTDDNDITLDHRSLSRTHAKLVREDGGEWRVIDMQSANGMTVNGENYAQATLATGDIIELGHVKLRFVSAGDAADDVAGGGGSRSKLPLVAGFVALLLGGGGAAFYFMNQQGQQPTPPIAIAQQPETPTPIPDEPDAPTPDDPPPPTRSRPRRRRRRRPRRLRLRGAPPSRSSAPSRTRPSPRATSTRPSPRWKASRTPTDSALATSRRGWTRPAPSS from the coding sequence GTGCTGAAGCTCATCATCGAAGACGACGAGGGGCGCAAGACTGTCGTTCCCTTCGTGCGTGACGAGATCACCATTGGCCGTCAGGAGGGAAACACCATCCGCCTGACGGAACGCAATGTGTCTCGTCGTCACGCACGATTGGTACGGCTCAATGGCCACGTCGTGGTGGAAGACCTGGGGAGCTATAACGGCACCCGGATCAACGGCGAGCGAATCGCGGGCCAGTCGCCCCTCAAAGAGGGCGATCTGGTTCAGATTGGCGACTACGACCTGGCGCTCCAGGCCGAGGCCGCAGCCAACGCCGCCGCAGGCCCCATCACGACCAAGGTGCCCGCTCGCCGGGCTGAACCCGCGCCGGAAGAGGACGACTCCGACGACGACGCCGAGGAGAGCGACCATACGCCGCCCTCCCTCAGCGCCGCGGACGCCCGCCGGCACTCCACCTCCATCATCCGGTTGGATCAGGTGGAAGCGGAGCGCCCCCGGAAGGTGGTGGACGTCTCCGCGGACGACGCCCCCCGGCTGCTCGTGCTGTCCCCGGACGAGCTCAAGGGCCAGGAGTTCGCCTGCATCCGCACGGAGCTGCGGATCGGCCGCACCGACGACAACGACATCACGTTGGATCATCGGTCGCTGTCGCGCACCCACGCCAAGCTCGTCCGAGAGGACGGCGGGGAGTGGCGTGTCATCGACATGCAGTCCGCCAACGGGATGACCGTCAACGGCGAGAACTACGCGCAGGCCACGCTCGCGACGGGCGACATCATCGAGCTGGGCCACGTGAAGCTGCGCTTCGTGAGCGCCGGCGACGCCGCGGATGACGTGGCCGGCGGGGGTGGCTCCCGTTCGAAGCTGCCGCTGGTGGCGGGCTTCGTCGCGCTGCTGCTGGGCGGTGGAGGCGCGGCCTTCTATTTCATGAATCAGCAGGGCCAACAGCCGACGCCGCCGATCGCCATCGCGCAGCAGCCGGAGACGCCCACGCCGATTCCGGACGAGCCGGACGCACCGACTCCCGACGACCCGCCCCCGCCAACACGGTCGAGGCCGCGGCGACGCCGCCGAAGACGCCCGAGACGCCTCCGCCTCCGCGGGGCCCCTCCATCGAGGAGCAGCGCGCCGTCGCGGACAAGGCCATCGCCGCGCGCGACTTCGACGCGGCCGTCACCGCGCTGGAAGGCATCAAGGACGCCAACGGACAGCGCCCTCGCGACATCGAGACGCGGCTGGACGCGGCCCGCGCCGAGCAGTTGA